The Leishmania panamensis strain MHOM/PA/94/PSC-1 chromosome 32 sequence genome window below encodes:
- a CDS encoding hypothetical protein (TriTrypDB/GeneDB-style sysID: LpmP.32.2670) has product MSVSDLVPKLPSGQQMVENGLPTAVQEQLRAIALQVLQRLFVPILRRHHLRKARLALTHELLSSHVSLQEVEAAAFSALQYTSYLGAVTRDFYTRADGSRFSTLGGTAEAEAAAVVVPSLDAATGAAIRDTVRDILNSSYVQLSVHLQDEILEWEWEPASEVLVLVGGSLERRGTAVALKATASAGGLPNISPGVSVLCSRRASAMAGYGFSRRDSATTGGASQLGTARRASATMHLSTSSHGGSVGGSFAVRPTSAFLRRSLTDFGQDHAACASAIGGTAGAPTTPNSAVLRAPPSAPAPADAGVEFLTAPQVLGELACIGNFPYCAALCVSSPTAVILRMPKVIYCYMVSECASSAGQQRLLVEAMQMRERLLPYFAPLTRARLQICPLLTRLRTEYLEHIRDLMIPRVYAAGMECGEKEQPTHIFFIRRGVVQMQREASVPGNDSGAPSRNNSEPASPIAATPAATPYTNFSLEFPRNRSVLVEGHTYGETSCILADTVGDRYTAVTHVDMYLLPFQVLIQLMKQEPEVHSAIYYSAQEFSYLRDKEWAGVLFGPRLVGAKLSGVHGVVPAEGMLALMATATHERASGGGPRDYRGKALAESPFSVDHLSHGSARRGGGGGGHRSSASARRVTIFEEALNSGSTGDRAGSGVGGANVLPLTGGRVSSALLNAMEEMPLVSLLPSATRDFYRACTQQWHCVPYKKGDVIVTSGAECNRLLLFFEGRAGIVMNAPLLHDEMRSGPFGRADIASASPAAVCPIPPGHVVGYTCVRRHRWTRSIIALDNVVEVWEMHRNAFVQLLRTHGLERGMQAATLQVLQPLAPQERLAVLDYQPLLHPMPSSLWREQAVPNVHPVVVTNESAVCFPVWREGDFPLDRHQSVMDTTARAGSAGARRATLLSASSMKVASVANERQRSASRLEDSTHLRSRHSGSTAGMAEVESTSRHHFIAQLAGA; this is encoded by the coding sequence ATGTCCGTGTCCGACTTAGTACCAAAGTTGCCAAGCGGGCAGCAGATGGTCGAAAATGGCCTACCGACCGCCGttcaggagcagctgcgtgctATTGCTTTGCAGGTGTTGCAGCGTCTCTTCGTGCCTATCTTGCGTCGGCACCACCTTCGTAAGGCTCGGCTTGCGCTCACTCACGAGCTCCTCTCGAGCCACgtgtcgctgcaggaggtggaggcggcggcgttcAGCGCACTGCAGTACACGTCTTACCTGGGGGCGGTGACACGCGACTTCTACACCCGCGCTGATGGCAGTCGCTTTTCCACGCTCGGTGGTACGgctgaggcggaggcagcagctgtggtaGTCCCGTCGCTTGACGCGGCAACGGGGGCCGCGATACGCGACACTGTGCGCGACATTCTCAACTCCAGCTACGTTCAGCTCTCGGTGCACCTGCAAGATGAGATCCTGGAGTGGGAGTGGGAGCCAGCCAGTGAGGTACTTGTGCTGGTCGGCGGCTCCCTTGAGCGTCGTGGGACCGCTGTGGCATTGAAGGCGACCGCCTCAGCGGGCGGCCTACCCAACATTAGCCCTGGCGTATCGGTGTTATGCAGCCGGCGCGCCTCCGCGATGGCAGGCTATGGCTTCTCACGGAGGGATAGCGCCACCACTGGTGGTGCCAGTCAACTTGGGACGGCGCGACGGGCGTCTGCCACAATGCACCTCAGCACAAGTAGCCATGGTGGTAGCGTCGGCGGCAGTTTCGCAGTTCGGCCGACGTCAGCCTTTCTTCGTCGTTCTTTGACCGACTTTGGACAAGACCACGCAGCCTGCGCGTCGGCTATAGGCGGTACCGCAGGTGCACCGACAACGCCGAACAGCGCCGTACTGCGGgctcctccctctgcacCGGCCCCGGCCGACGCGGGCGTGGAGTTTTTGACAGCACCGCAGGTGCTAGGTGAGCTGGCGTGCATTGGCAACTTTCCTTACTGCGCGGCCCTCTGTGTGTCCTCGCCGACGGCGGTCATTCTCCGGATGCCCAAGGTGATATACTGCTACATGGTGAGCGAGTGCGCGTCGTCAGCCGGGCAGCAACGCCTGCTTGTCGAGGCCATGCAGATGCGCGAAAGGCTGCTGCCATACTTTGCGCCACTAACCCGGGCCCGGCTGCAGATATGCCCGCTCCTGACGCGGCTGCGCACGGAGTACCTGGAACACATTCGCGACCTGATGATCCCACGAGTCTACGCCGCCGGCATGGAGTGTGGCGAGAAGGAGCAACCGACGCACATCTTCTTCATCCGGCGCGGCGTGGTGCAGATGCAACGCGAGGCATCCGTACCGGGAaacgacagcggcgcgccCAGCAGAAACAACTCGGAGCCAGCGTCTCCAATTGCCGCAACGCCGGCGGCAACACCATACACCAATTTTTCCCTAGAGTTTCCCCGGAATCGCTCTGTGCTAGTGGAGGGGCACACCTACGGGGAGACGAGTTGCATCTTAGCCGACACCGTCGGCGACCGCTACACCGCCGTCACGCACGTGGACATGtatctcctcccttttcagGTTCTCATCCAGCTGATGAAGCAGGAGCCAGAGGTGCATAGTGCCATCTACTACAGTGCCCAGGAGTTTTCGTATCTGCGCGACAAGGAGTGGGCCGGCGTCTTGTTCGGACCGCGTCTCGTCGGTGCAAAGCTATCCGGTGTGCACGGCGTGGTACCCGCAGAAGGGATGCTGGCCCTAATGGCGACTgccacacacgagagagccagtggtggtggtcctAGAGACTATAGAGGAAAAGCCCTGGCGGAGTCCCCCTTCAGCGTGGACCACCTATCACACGGCAGCGCGcgacgcggaggcggcggcggcggccaccgAAGCTCAGCCTCCGCGCGGCGCGTCACCATATTTGAAGAAGCACTCAACTCGGGTAGCACAGGAGACCGCGCTGGCAGTGGTGTAGGGGGCGCGAATGTCTTGCCACTGACGGGCGGTCGTGTATCATCAGCGCTACTGAACgcgatggaggagatgccTCTCGTCAGTTTGCTTCCGAGTGCCACGCGTGACTTTTACCGCGCGTGCACTCAACAGTGGCACTGCGTTCCGTACAAGAAGGGTGATGTCATCGTCACCAGCGGGGCGGAGTGCAATCGACTTCTTTTGTTCTTTGAAGGCCGCGCCGGGATCGTCATGAATGCACCACTACTGCATGACGAGATGCGGTCTGGGCCGTTCGGCCGCGCGGACATCGCTAGCgcgtcgccggcggcggtCTGTCCCATTCCCCCCGGTCACGTTGTCGGGTACACGTGCGTGCGGCGGCATCGCTGGACCCGCAGCATCATCGCGCTTGACAACGTTGTTGAGGTGTGGGAGATGCACCGCAACGCGTTTGTGCAGCTCCTACGCACCCATGGCCTAGAGCGCGGCATGCAGGCGGCGACACtacaggtgctgcagccgctcgcACCACAGGAGAGGCTGGCGGTGCTTGATTACCAACCACTCCTCCATCCAATGCCTAGCTCGCTGTGGAGGGAACAGGCAGTGCCCAACGTGCACCCCGTCGTCGTGACAAACGAGAGCGCCGTGTGCTTCCCGGTGTGGCGTGAGGGCGACTTTCCCCTGGATCGTCACCAGTCCGTGATGGACACAACAgcgcgcgccggcagcgctggGGCTCGCCGAGCGACGTTGTTGTCGGCGAGCTCGATGAAGGTGGCTTCCGTGGCCAACGAGCGtcagcgcagcgccagccgaCTAGAGGACTCCACTCATTTGCGTAGTCGCCACTCCGGAAGCACGGCAGGGATGGCCGAAGTGGAAAGCACCAGCCGACACCACTTCATAGCGCAGCTGGCAGGTGCCTAA
- a CDS encoding hypothetical protein (TriTrypDB/GeneDB-style sysID: LpmP.32.2680) produces MPPPLRFKAESVRREEACNVVEPKRSMSVRDTLYGQLEFPPVIRILADSPVVQRLRDLRQLGNSFYVYPGATHSRFEHSLGVCYLGMELYRSIVDGHREEHRDFGVPEIANQTREAAQKDMQCIGIAGLCHDLGHGPLSHLFESFVRSCARPEEVQLRKWSHEQASIMLLRKMWSENETELGELGFTEVDLRYVELLINGLAPGKAWPDNVGRQKWARFTTEIIANKRSGLDVDKIDYIQRDSVACLGTPTFVSMRRLFQGARVVVGDDDETSIGYPDKLDGVIEEIFLARSHLHRIVYQHRVTKVIDLMTLDALRAAGDVFEVSNGKDCVMPLRSCVLHPDFYVHASDWIVLAILHGSNRKIPETLGSSASAEYRRERLGAARRILQRIQSRHLYTTIGSYRHSEQTLINAGRLNSVEGSSQEVKREVMIQELLSDIEATNLDLSMKLHEWSRQHNGMAAIEILQAEITQTAGDMDKRQDPVSATYFFNPRQSTHCRVEPHFSCNVTTTLFVKMGPVSSLVVVCRMTLTPQEKESLRISFTSVADRLGKTDASSFSCTPMSQRGRAAESSQQAASGAQDESVATPNHSMRETGGLTFSMGSDYPAAKRLKLDLDTRLYERAGFDVDQSSEDVLPNGATMRSLELATSARGGQMGTKSQDDGNGEETDILSFS; encoded by the coding sequence atgccgccaccgctgcgcttcaAGGCGGAGTCCGTTCGgcgcgaggaggcgtgcAACGTGGTAGAGCCGAAGCGGTCCATGTCCGTTCGTGACACCCTCTACGGTCAGCTCGAGTTTCCACCGGTGATCCGCATCCTGGCGGACTCGCCGGTGGTTCAGCGGCTGCGCGATCTGAGGCAGCTTGGAAACTCCTTCTACGTCTATCCAGGTGCCACGCACTCGCGCTTTGAGCACTCTCTAGGTGTCTGCTATCTTGGCATGGAGCTGTACCGCAGTATCGTGGATGGCCACCGAGAGGAGCACAGAGACTTTGGCGTTCCTGAGATCGCGAACCAGACGCGtgaggcggcgcagaaggACATGCAGTGCATCGGAATTGCCGGCCTGTGCCACGATCTCGGACATGGGCCGCTGTCGCACCTGTTCGAGTCCTTTGTGCGCTCATGTGCGCGGCCCGAGgaagtgcagctgcgcaagtgGTCGCATGAGCAGGCGAGCAtcatgctgctgcgcaagatGTGGTCGGAGAATGAGACGGAACTGGGTGAGCTCGGATTTACGGAAGTCGATCTGCGCTACGTGGAGTTGCTGATCAACGGCCTCGCACCTGGCAAGGCGTGGCCTGACAACGTCGGACGGCAGAAGTGGGCGCGCTTCACGACGGAGATTATCGCCAACAAGCGCAGCGGGTTGGACGTGGACAAGATCGACTACATCCAGCGGGACTCCGTCGCGTGTCTTGGTACGCCGACCTTCGTCTCCATGAGGCGGCTTTTTCAAGGTGCACGGGTCGTAgtgggcgacgacgacgagacaTCCATCGGGTACCCCGACAAGCTGGACGGTGTCATCGAGGAGATCTTCCTGGCCCGCTCCCACCTACACCGTATCGTCTACCAACACCGTGTCACGAAGGTCATTGACCTCATGACGCTGGACGCCCTGCGCGCTGCCGGGGACGTGTTCGAGGTCAGCAATGGCAAGGACTGCGTCATGCCGCTGCGGTCGTGCGTGCTGCATCCAGATTTCTACGTACATGCGAGCGACTGGATTGTGCTGGCGATTTTGCACGGCAGTAACAGAAAGATACCTGAGACgttgggcagcagcgcgtcggcAGAGTATCGTCGCGAGAGGCTCGGCGCGGCACGTCGCATTCTGCAGCGCATCCAAAGCCGGCACCTGTACACGACGATTGGCTCGTACCGCCACAGCGAGCAGACCTTGATCAATGCAGGCCGCCTAAACTCTGTGGAAGGGTCCAGCCAGGAGGTGAAGCGGGAGGTCATGATTCAGGAGCTGCTGTCCGATATCGAAGCAACGAACCTGGACCTGTCGATGAAGCTGCACGAGTGGTCACGGCAGCACAACGGCATGGCAGCGATTGAGATCCTGCAAGCTGAGATTACCCAAACAGCCGGAGACATGGACAAGAGGCAGGATCCAGTGAGTGCCACCTATTTCTTCAACCCGCGCCAGTCCACGCACTGTCGCGTCGAGCCGCACTTCTCGTGCAACGTGACGACGACGTTGTTCGTCAAGATGGGTCCGGTGTCCTCCCTGGTCGTGGTGTGTCGCATGACATTGACTCCGCAGGAGAAGGAGTCACTGCGCATTAGCTTCACCTCCGTCGCAGATCGGCTTGGCAAGACGGACGCAAGCTCCTTTTCGTGCACCCCCATGAGCCAACGGGGCCGCGCCGCTGAGTCATCGCAACAGGCGGCCTCTGGAGCACAGGACGAGTCCGTCGCGACTCCAAATCACTCGATGAGGGAGACTGGGGGGCTGACGTTCTCCATGGGCAGTGATTATCCGGCGGCAAAGCGGCTCAAACTGGACCTTGACACCCGGCTCTACGAACGGGCAGGCTTTGACGTTGATCAGAGCAGTGAGGACGTTCTCCCCAACGGCGCGACAATGCGGTCCCTAGAGTTGGCGACGTCAGCGCGGGGCGGGCAGATGGGGACGAAGAGTCAGGATGACGGCAATGGTGAGGAGACGGACATCCTCAGCTTTTCTTAG
- a CDS encoding adenosine monophosphate deaminase-like protein (TriTrypDB/GeneDB-style sysID: LpmP.32.2690) produces MESKTHIQPKVRGGATSVIARLLCHKFPQQCHPSISSSFVSFGGPGELPGPNDGDTVQGRIHGRDAMEVSETAVAPTYHRIMIDGDEGDKDYLNCVGVIAHIIQTRQAYKDTDQGQLEIPLTTEELERRYCSTAAAATSSVSAASRTASLSFLPSLSVAETPEHQPPQSDDSTAMASLMGLEFRHGVFVFEGMRTRVVPWEQYVHDIRAVYGAIENGPCLSTARMRLTSIAEKFRLYLLLNRENEGSCDALYRDGGVYAPCTRVDNGVNMHTSVVAPVLLEHVVTTALEQPRVPLYVDPHTQQVVTLGAYLEAGGIRDPRALTVEGLGLQPTLYRNKYLPYDLFDAKLNPAGAFGATLLQALLSTDGPNHGNLCGVLLRAELEQREYQKQQLTATEMALEVCGHHPEELTRLAAWVRRQGFNKFSRNRWVLVIQRERNSAKELGPNQLPSRCTTVGDQLRHIFYPLFMATLCPYAPQWSDVAQLLCCIGAIGIRTHAVVRSENFSATPVDPDTLPCNSAPRESGQVVDHGGAVAHGGGCSDYYFFYYVWANMVALNALRKRLGLNTLLFTPSVKEQAPAYDQLVSSFLLGDVVHDVSSLAKSWIMQFLYMYCRIGIVLSPLRDNALSTAYFNSPFLKFFRQGMRVSVSTSDPLYFHHHESQPLIEEYATLSKLCSLTPMDTMELGRNSVLNSSFPSEMKQAWLGEGFSSLGAESNDLRRCGVCDYRLQFRHEALAHEEALLNQLLAKAGIMAPGGIGSGVAAGDSAGVALSLHLIPYAQSVLVSDLVQQSRHSRRMNYTDQRIVYPRIDIYYGGHRSGHATDAVAALRQVVGLRRKYVGNASHTAATDTNVRVEDVFSTTRQFDEAQWEYNTYYGVCILSQQGRTPSWPTFLPTITEFIRDMSVIRQAASSVALQRLATHRLNLLEQKFLLHLSMNVSNEAGKKEEKEWNNRDFFTAYKVDTNVHTDAGSNARTLLEFFVDKALNHGGDVVFERDHHPVMLKELLSEYEIDVHHITVDELHHHLHTHTDLREIFLSPFNFMQGRYFAELTKRTLDIYEEDAFSFAENRLSITGASAQEWYDLAHWFDCYGMASSRSRWMVCLPWQYRRLRRNGVLKNFGEFLDHVFHPLWEISLHPAKDTKFHYLLAHLSGFDCVSDESKIDLPLTDVSPHDWNSDLNPPYSYYMYYMWANITSLNEFRASRGLSTFTLRPQCGERGSMNHLVSGFCLANSINHGVTLARHPVLEYMWYIAQVGVAMSPLSNTAGASAYLENPFPVFFHRGLNVSLATNQPLYFHFTREPLVEEYSIAAKLWKFELNDMSEIARNSVLQSGFSAAWKQNALGPRYQLRSTLGNDVRRSRVSDIRVAYRYEVYHTELNFLDEQLTAGSPGFVGNASLSESAPTSAGVDASRGQKPRRFDGASTVSPTPGGGPAAGAESSQRMPRAMKLLEDELVICGDAAVADIFQGLVSTALLPTSAPNVDNSLAWPRTANSRGVHQFLPSSPAPLPAQLESRAAQLRGEIQRLDAELTRMRVVSLQVAGQNNSIALQVNALRERLQTEGLAIVGSLYGGTNEEETEASSNDGFPVTGVAAAEEETVGGDVRKSL; encoded by the coding sequence ATGGAGAGCAAGACTCACATACAGCCCAAGGTGCGGGGTGGCGCAACGTCCGTCATtgcccgcctcctctgccacaAGTTCCCCCAGCAGTGCCACCCCAGCATTTCCTCATCCTTCGTGTCGTTTGGAGGCCCTGGCGAGTTGCCGGGGCCTAATGACGGCGACACGGTCCAAGGGCGCATTCATGGCAGGGACGCGATGGAGGTTTCCGAGACCGCTGTGGCACCCACATATCACCGCATCATGATCGATGGCGATGAGGGTGACAAAGACTACCTAAATTGCGTCGGTGTCATAGCGCACATCATCCAGACTCGTCAGGCCTACAAAGACACGGACCAAGGGCAGTTAGAGATACCTCTGACAacagaggagctggagaggCGTTACTgtagcaccgccgcggctgctacTTCTTCGGtgtcggcggcgtcgcggaCCGCATCCTTGTCGTTCCTTCCGTCCTTGTCAGTCGCTGAGACGCCCGAACACCAGCCGCCACAGTCTGATGACTCCACGGCGATGGCCTCACTCATGGGGCTCGAGTTTCGACACGGCGTCTTTGTCTTTGAAGGCATGCGCACTCGCGTCGTGCCATGGGAGCAGTACGTGCACGATATCCGCGCCGTCTACGGTGCCATCGAGAACGGCCCGTGTCTCTCCACCGCCCGCATGCGCCTCACCTCCATCGCCGAGAAGTTTCGCCTgtacctcctcctcaaccGCGAAAATGAAGGAAGCTGTGATGCACTGTACCGTGACGGTGGCGTCTACGCTCCGTGTACGCGCGTTGACAATGGCGTAAACATGCACACTTCTGTTgtggcgccggtgctgctggagcacgtGGTGACAACCGCGCTAGAGCAGCCACGCGTGCCCCTCTACGTCGACCCCCACACCCAGCAGGTCGTGACGCTGGGTGCGTACCTTGAGGCTGGCGGCATTCGAGACCCTCGCGCGCTCACGGTGGAGGGGCTCGGCTTGCAACCCACGCTGTACCGCAATAAGTACCTGCCATACGATCTATTCGATGCGAAGCTGAACCCTGCTGGGGCCTTTggtgcgacgctgctgcaggcactCTTGTCAACCGACGGACCGAATCACGGCAACCTGTGCGGTGTACTTCTCCGCGCcgagctggagcagcgcgAGTACCAGAAGCAGCAGTTGACAGCGACGGAAATGGCACTGGAGGTCTGCGGACACCATCCAGAGGAGCTCACGCGACTcgctgcgtgggtgcgtcGGCAGGGCTTCAACAAGTTTTCGCGCAATCGATGGGTGCTCGTGATTCAGCGGGAGCGCAACTCTGCGAAGGAGTTGGGGCCGAACCagctcccctctcgctgcaccaccgTTGGTGACCAGCTGCGACACATCTTTTACCCCCTCTTCATGGCAACGCTATGCCCGTACGCTCCGCAGTGGTCGGACGTGGCGCAGTTGTTGTGCTGCATCGGCGCCATTGGCATTCGTACTCACGCTGTCGTGCGCTCTGAAAATTTCAGCGCCACTCCTGTGGACCCCGACACGCTCCCGTGCAACAGTGCACCCCGCGAAAGTGGGCAAGTCGTCGACCATGGAGGCGCGGTCGCACACGGTGGTGGGTGTAGTGACTACTACTTCTTCTACTACGTCTGGGCTAATATGGTGGCACTGAATGCACTGCGCAAGCGCCTCGGCCTCAACACACTGCTCTTCACCCCATCCGTAAAAGAGCAGGCCCCGGCGTACGATCAGCTCGTCAGCTCCTTCCTGCTCGGTGACGTCGTGCACGACGTGAGCTCTCTCGCGAAAAGCTGGATTATGCAGTTCCTCTACATGTACTGCCGCATCGGGAtcgtcctctcccccttgCGTGACAACGCGCTCAGCACCGCGTACTTTAACAGTCCATTCCTGAAGTTCTTCCGCCAAGGGATGCGGGTATCGGTCAGCACATCCGACCCGCTGTacttccaccaccacgaaTCGCAGCCGCTTATTGAGGAGTATGCCACCTTGAGCAAGTTGTGCTCGTTGACGCCGATGGATACAATGGAGCTGGGGCGAAACAGCGTGCTGAACAGCAGCTTCCCGTCAGAGATGAAGCAGGCTTGGCTTGGCGAGGGCTTTTCTTCACTGGGGGCGGAGAGCAACGacctgcgtcgctgcggtgtgtgcgACTATCGCCTGCAGTTCCGCCACGAGGCCCTCGCGCAtgaagaggcgctgctgaaccaGCTCCTGGCGAAGGCAGGCATTATGGCTCCAGGCGGCATTGGCTCTGGCGTTGCCGCTGGGGACAGCGCCGGTGTGGCGCTTTCACTGCACCTCATCCCCTACGCACAGTCGGTGCTGGTGTCTGACCTTGTCCAGCAGTCTCGCCACTCGCGCCGCATGAACTACACGGACCAGCGAATTGTGTACCCTCGCATCGACATCTACTACGGAGGCCATCGCTCAGGCCACGCGAcggacgcggtggcggcccTGCGGCAGGTCGTCGGGCTCCGTCGCAAGTACGTCGGAAACGCGAGCCATACGGCGGCAACTGACACTAACGTGCGCGTCGAGGACGTCTTCAGCACCACCCGCCAGTTCGACGAGGCGCAGTGGGAGTACAACACGTACTACGGAGTGTGCATCTTGTCTCAGCAGGGCAGGACGCCGTCGTGGCCGACGTTCCTGCCGACCATCACGGAGTTCATTCGCGACATGTCCGTGATTCGGCAGGCGGCCAGCTCAGTGGCTCTGCAGCGGCTCGCGACGCACCGGCTCAACCTGCTCGAGCAGAAGTTTCTGCTTCATCTCTCGATGAATGTCTCGAACGAGGCTGgcaagaaggaggagaaggagtggAACAACCGCGACTTCTTCACTGCCTACAAAGTGGACACGAACGTGCACACCGACGCCGGCTCCAACGCCCGCACGCTGCTCGAGTTCTTTGTGGACAAGGCCCTGAATCACGGCGGGGACGTTGTGTTCGAGCGCGATCATCACCCCGTCATGCTCAAGGAGCTGCTGAGCGAATACGAGATTGACGTGCACCACATAACAGTCGACGAGCTTCACCAtcacctgcacacgcacaccgaccTGCGCGAGATTTTCTTGTCGCCGTTCAACTTCATGCAGGGCCGCTACTTTGCTGAGCTGACTAAACGCACTCTGGACATCTACGAGGAGGATGCCTTCAGCTTCGCCGAAAACCGACTCTCAATCACCGGCGCCTCCGCACAGGAGTGGTATGATCTGGCGCACTGGTTTGACTGCTACGGCATGGCTAGCTCACGTAGCCGTTGGATGGTGTGTCTGCCGTGGCAGTACCGCCGCTTGCGTCGAAACGGGGTGCTGAAGAACTTCGGCGAGTTTCTTGACCACGTTTTCCATCCACTGTGGGAGATTAGCCTGCACCCGGCCAAGGACACAAAATTCCACTACCTACTGGCACACCTGTCCGGCTTTGACTGCGTCTCGGATGAGTCGAAGATCGACCTGCCGTTGACGGACGTTTCCCCGCACGACTGGAACAGCGACTTGAACCCGCCGTACAGCTATTACATGTACTATATGTGGGCAAATATCACCTCTCTCAATGAGTTCCGTGCGTCTCGCGGGTTAAGCACCTTTACACTGCGTCCCCAGTGCGGCGAACGCGGCAGCATGAACCACCTTGTGAGCGGCTTCTGCTTAGCTAACAGCATCAACCACGGCGTTACGCTGGCACGGCACCCCGTGCTAGAGTACATGTGGTACATTGCACAGGTCGGTGTGGCGATGTCCCCACTCAGCAACACGGCTGGCGCCTCTGCCTACCTCGAGAACCCGTTCCCGGTCTTCTTCCATCGTGGCTTGAACGTTAGCCTGGCGACAAATCAGCCGCTGTACTTTCACTTCACGCGTGAGCCGCTCGTGGAGGAGTACTCGATCGCCGCGAAGCTGTGGAAGTTCGAGCTGAACGACATGTCCGAAATCGCGCGCAACAGCGTCTTGCAGAGCGGTTTCTCGGCTGCGTGGAAGCAGAACGCGCTGGGTCCGCGGTATCAGCTCCGCTCTACTCTTGGCAACGACGTTCGTCGCAGCCGCGTGTCGGACATTCGCGTTGCGTACCGGTATGAAGTCTACCACACAGAGCTGAACTTCCTGGACGAGCAGCTCACCGCCGGCTCTCCCGGCTTCGTAGGGAACGCATCACTGTCTGAGAGTGCGCCGACATCTGCTGGGGTAGACGCGAGCCGGGGACAGAAACCCAGACGCTTTGACGGTGCTTCTACAGTATCCCCAACCCCCGGAGGTGGGCCTGCGGCTGGTGCCGAATCATCTCAGCGGATGCCTCGGGCTATGAAGCTGCTGGAAGACGAGCTGGTCATTTGCGGGgatgctgcggtggcggacATTTTTCAGGGTCTAGTATCGACTGCACTGCTACCAACCTCCGCCCCCAACGTGGACAACTCCTTGGCGTGGCCGCGAACAGCTAACTCCAGAGGCGTGCATCAGTTCCTGCCCAGTTCTCCGGCACCCctgccggcgcagctggagtCACGGGCGGCGCAGCTACGTGGAGAGATTCAGCGACTGGACGCGGAGCTAACCCGCATGCGAGTCGTCTCGCTGCAGGTGGCCGGTCAGAACAACTCGATTGCCCTGCAGGTGAACGCACTGCGTGAGCGGCTTCAGACCGAAGGGCTGGCCATCGTGGGCAGTCTTTATGGCGGCACGAACGAAGAGGAAACCGAGGCGTCGTCAAATGACGGGTTTCCAGTGACAGGGGTCGCCgcggcggaagaggagacggTGGGCGGTGATGTGCGCAAGTCGCTCTGA
- the TTA1 gene encoding GPI transamidase component Tta1, putative (TriTrypDB/GeneDB-style sysID: LpmP.32.2700), with protein MTNSPDRTKSTAAAASSETWRRNSTNSFAALNAFIFLVVMSVHWTTMSREHVELPMDRVVAELQASCSDPADTPSLTPSMLPPAFYGLAVWVDSPALLPGVHVALALMKERLAGSLGSAAAAVPLPTHTLYSSVRLQSRMRDDVVTALVQEAQSGRLPGAERVARELEHLASQQQLGLPMLKHAFLPEVGQEVELFGLSLFSVPVSVLPGDAASKVQCFISGVRQAYCVLPVEVPDASDVDRGGAGAAAFSKTHVLAASLTPSSYRLRAASLEAEVRAALLSVTTQQIDLASFNPADVAAWKRAREHQGCLYTIASVTSTLRSIAANPNMAVPRSTERMFADLERLVQSRSFLRAARAADDLQFHPSLTPQLYIPWDHAVVFQLIVLLPIVSCALLTARFLVEERRQNRARAKAAAEANEANKIPGEVRDSFTALQKKMC; from the coding sequence ATGACGAACAGTCCCGATAGGACAAAGTCgacggccgcggcagcatcgtCGGAGACGTGGCGGCGCAACTCTACAAACAGCTTCGCTGCGCTCAACGCATTCATATTTCTTGTCGTCATGAGTGTGCATTGGACAACGATGAGCCGTGAGCATGTAGAGCTGCCGATGGATCGCGttgtggcagagctgcaggcgagcTGCTCCGATCCGGCAGACACCCCTTCTTTGACCCCTTCCATGCTCCCTCCCGCGTTTTACGGGCTGGCGGTTTGGGTGGACTCTCCGGCGTTGCTGCCAGGCGTGCACGTAGCGCTTGCACTGATGAAGGAGCGGTTGGCAGGCAGTctgggcagcgccgctgcagctgtcccACTCCCGACGCACACACTCTACTCCTCTGTGCGTCTGCAGTCGCGGATGCGGGACGACGTGGTCACCGCACTCGTTCAGGAAGCGCAGAGTGGACGCTTACCCGGCGCGGAGCGGGTGGCGCGCGAGCTAGAGCACTTGGCAAGCCAACAGCAACTCGGCTTGCCGATGCTGAAGCATGCTTTTCTGCCTGAGGTTGGCCAGGAGGTGGAACTGTTTGGCCTGTCGCTCTTTAGCGTGCCGGTGTCTGTGCTGCCAGGGGATGCAGCTAGTAAGGTGCAGTGCTTCATCAGTGGCGTGAGGCAAGCGTACTGCGTGCTTCCCGTGGAGGTACCGGATGCCTCCGACGTGGACcgcggaggtgctggtgctgcagcgttCAGCAAGACGCATGTTTTGGCAGCCTCTCTCACACCTTCCTCGTACCGGCTGCGGGCCGCTTCACTGGAGGCCGAGGTCCGAGCAGCGCTCCTCTCTGTCACAACACAGCAGATCGACTTGGCCTCTTTCAACCCAGCCGACGTGGCGGCGTGGAAGCGGGCTCGGGAGCATCAGGGGTGTCTGTACACGATCGCCTCCGTGACGAGCACGTTGCGGTCCATTGCGGCAAACCCAAACATGGCTGTTCCACGAAGCACGGAGCGCATGTTCGCAGACTTGGAGCGCCTCGTGCAGTCCCGCTCCTTCCTCCGAGCTGCGCGGGCCGCCGACGACCTGCAGTTCCACCCATCGCTCACTCCACAGCTGTACATTCCGTGGGACCATGCTGTTGTCTTTCAGTTGATCGTGCTACTACCGATAGTGTCTTGCGCGCTGCTGACCGCGCGCTTCCTCGTGGAGGAGCGCCGGCAAAATCGTGCTCGCGcaaaggctgctgctgaagccaACGAGGCGAATAAAATCCCGGGCGAAGTCCGGGACTCATTCACAGCGTTGCAGAAAAAAATGTGTTGA